Below is a window of Escherichia coli DSM 30083 = JCM 1649 = ATCC 11775 DNA.
AAAGAAGAACTCCCGCAGTTTAACTCGCCAACTATTCTACTGGCGGAGAACATTTATCCCTCCACAGTACTGCAACTGGATCCAGCGGTTGTAAAAGGTATCTGCCTTAGCGCCGGAAGTCCGCTATCCCACAGTGCCCTAATCGCCCGTGAACTGGGAATTGGCTGGATTTGCCAGCAGGGTGAGAAACTGTATGCGATACAACCAGAAGAAACGCTAACGCTGGACGTTAAAACGCAACGTTTCAACCGTCAGGGTTAAACCACCGTTCGGATGGCATCATTCTGATGTCATCCGGCAATTTACTCTGCACTGATGTTTTTAACTACCTGTTATATTTTTCACCAAATTATGATGATTTTTCTTCGCTAATCGCAAACCCAACGTCGCTGGCTGACTAATAAACAGATGTTATTTTATCACTCTATTTCGCCGTTATTTATCCCTTTAATTCCCTTTTCTAAAATGTCTGTCAGTTCGCAGAATGTGATTTCGATCATGCAGCTAGTGCGATCCTGAACTAAGGTTTTCTGATACTTGAATACCGTTTTATTCGGTTTCGCCAAAGGAGAATGACTGATGAAATCCCCCGCACCTTCTCGCCCGCAAAAAATGGCGTTAATTCCAGCCTGCATCTTTTTGTGTTTCGCTGCGCTATCGGTGCAGGCAGAAGAAACATCGGTAACACCACAACCGCCTGATATTTTATTAGGGCCGCTGTTTAATGATGTGCAAAACGCCAAACTTTTTCCGGACCAAAAAACCTTTGCCGATGCCGTGCCGAACAGCGATCCGCTGATGATCCTTGCTGATTATCGGATGCAGCAAAACCAGAGCGGATTTGATCTACGCCATTTCGTTAACGTCAATTTCACCCTGCCGAAAGAGGGCGAGAAATATGTTCCGCCAGAGGGGCAATCACTGCGCGAACATATTGACGGACTTTGGCCGGTATTAACGCGTTCTACCGAAAACACCGAAAAATGGGATTCTCTATTACCGCTGCCAAAACCTTATGTCGTGCCCGGCGGACGTTTTCGCGAGGTATATTACTGGGACAGTTACTTCACCATGTTAGGACTTGCCGAAAGCGGTCACTGGGATAAAGTCGCGGATATGGTGGCCAATTTTGCTCATGAAATAGACAATTACGGTCATATTCCCAACGGCAACCGCAGTTACTATTTAAGCCGCTCGCAACCGCCCTTCTTTGCCCTGATGGTAGAGTTACTGGCGCAGCATGAAGGCGACGCCGCGTTGAAACAATACCTGCCGCAAATGCAAAAAGAATATGCTTACTGGATGGACGGTGTTGAAAACCTGCAAGCCGGACAACAGGAAAAACGCGTTGTAAAACTTCAGGATGGTACCCTTCTCAACCGCTACTGGGACGATCGCGATACGCCACGACCAGAGTCATGGGTGGAAGATATTGCCACTGCCAAAAGCAATCCGAATCGACCTGCCACTGAAATTTACCGCGACCTGCGCTCTGCCGCTGCGTCTGGCTGGGATTTCAGCTCGCGCTGGATGGACAATCCGCAGCAGTTAAACACCTTACGCACCACCAGCATCGTACCGGTCGATCTGAACAGCTTGATGTTCAAAATGGAAAAAATCCTCGCCCGCGCCAGCAAAGCTATCGGAGATAACGCGATGGCAAACCAGTACGAAACGCTGGCAAATGCCCGTCAAAAAGGGATCGAAAAATACCTGTGGAACGATCAACAAGGCTGGTATGCCGATTACGACCTGAAAAGTCATAAAGTGCGCAATCAGTTAACCGCGGCCGCCCTGTTCCCGCTGTACGTCAATGCGGCAGCGAAAGATCGCGCCAGCAAAATGGCGACGGCGACGAAAACACATCTGCTGCAACCCGGCGGCCTGAACACCACGTCGGTGAAAAGTGGGCAACAATGGGATGCGCCAAACGGCTGGGCACCGTTGCAGTGGGTCGCGACTGAAGGATTACAAAACTACGGGCAAAAAGAGGTAGCGATGGACATTAGCTGGCACTTCCTGACCAATGTTCAGCACACCTATGACCGGGAGAAAAAGCTGGTGGAAAAATATGATGTCAGCACCACCGGAACAGGGGGCGGCGGTGGCGAATATCCATTACAGGATGGCTTTGGCTGGACCAATGGCGTGACGCTGAAAATGCTGGATTTGATCTGCCCGAAAGAGCAACCGTGTGACAATGTTCCGGCGACGCGTCCACTCAGTGAATCAACAACACAGCCGCTAAAACAAAAAGAGGCGGAACCTACGCCTTAACTTTACTGTATATCGAGCAATGCCATTACGTGCATAAAATTGGCATTGCTCTTTCTTCATCACGAAATACCAAATACCACTCTTTCTACGGTCTATGCCTTTATTTTCTTTTATTAGAGAAGATTTTAATTTTATTTTATCAACTTGTTAATCATTACACCTCTATTTATATTTTCCCCCACTCCCCATTCTCCCTGACAATTTTCTTGTGGAACAAAGTGTTATTTAAGAAACAAGCAAATCATTCTGTCTCTTTAGACAAATTTTGACATCAAACATGATCTTTTTCGCTATATGTGTAAGTATATAGCGGTTTTAATTATCAGGATATTACTTATGTCACTAACCAGACGGAGGTTTACACAGATTCTTGCGTCGACATTGTTCCTGCATCATCTGCCGTCCTTCGCACAATCAGTCAAATTCTGGGCCTCACGGACGCTTCCCGAAGCCCAAAACATTACACGCATCGTCAGCGCAGGCGCGCCCGCCGATTTACTATTGCTGGCTGTCGCGCCAGAAAAAATGGTCGGTTTTTCCTCTTTTGATTTTGCCCGTCAGGCATTAATTCCATTGCCAGAGCACATTCGCCAGTTCCCCAGGCTGGGACGACTCGCCGGGCGCGCCAGCACACTCTCGCTGGAAGGGCTTATGGCGTTACATCCCGATTTGGTCGTTGATTGCGGCAATACGGATGAAACCTGGATCTCCCAGGCACGGCAGGTTAGCGAACAGACACAAATACCCTGGTTATTGCTTAACGGGAAACTGGAACAATCAGCAGAACAGTTAACAACGCTTGGCAAAACGTTAGGCGAAGAGCACCGCGCCGCAGAACAAGCCAATCTCGCCAGCCGCTTCGTTGGTGAAGCTCAGGCATTCGCCACCTCACCCGCCGCTAATCTCAGCTTTTATGCTGCGCGCGGTCCTCGAGGGCTGGAAACGGGCTTACAGGGTTCGTTGCATACCGAGGCGGCGGAATTATTAGGTTTGCACAACGTCGCGCAAATAGCCGATCGCCACGGTCTGACACAGGTTTCCATGGAAAATCTCCTGCGCTGGCAGCCGGATATTATTCTGGTTCAGGAGGCCGTTACTGCAGATTTTATTCGTCGTGATCCTCTCTGGCAGGGCGTGAAAGCGGTTGCGGAACAACGCATCTTATTTTTAAGTGGCCTGCCCTTTGGCTGGCTGGATGCCCCGCCGGGAATCAACCGTCTTCTGGGATTACGCAGACTTCACGCCTGGCTGGATCCCGCCATCAATCGCCAGTTTAAAAGTGACATACAGCATTACGCCCAACTGTTCTGGCATTGTTCACTCAGTGACGCCGACTATCAAAAATTGGTGGCGAGCTAATGAGAACCGTAAACGGATGTATTTTGCTGCTGGCAGCTATCAGTATCACTTTTGCCGCCGTAAGTGGGGCTTATCATCTCGATATGCAGCAACTGCTGGCGCTCATTCTTCGTCAAGAAAATGTTCCTGTGCAGGAACAAATTGTCTTCTGGCAAATCCGCGTGCCGCGTATTCTTGCTGCGCTGTTTCTGGGCGCGGCGCTGGCAGGGGCCGGAACCACCTATCAGGGAATGTTCCGTAATCCCTTAGTGTCACCGGATATTTTAGGCGTCTCCGCCGGTGCCGGACTTGGTGCCTGCGCGGCAATCCTGTGGGGATTATCCATTGTTTACATCCAGCTGTACGCATTTTGCGGCGGGCTGATGGTGGTCGCGGGCGTCTGGTTGATTACGCGTCGGGTGACCCGCCACGATCCGATCTTAACCCTGGTGCTGGTAGGCATTGCGTTAGGAACGTTGTGCGGAGCGGGGATATCGCTAATAAAAACGCTGGCCGATCCTTATACCCAGTTACCGTCAATTACCTTCTGGTTGCTGGGGGGGCTGTCCACCGTGACCTTACGCGATCTCTGCTATGCTGCACCGATCATTCTCATAGGCTCCTTGCCCCTGTTTTTTCTCCGCTGGCGCATGAATTTACTCACGCTTTCCGACGACGAAGCCCGTTCGCTGGGACTGAACGTGACACGTCTGCGCTTTGGATTGATTGTCTGTGCCACACTCATCACCGCCAGCACGGTAGCAATAGCGGGCATAATTGGTTGGGTCGGCCTGGTCGTTCCGCACATTGCCCGCTTGTTGACCGGTCATAACCATCAGCAGCTGTTGCCCATGGCAATGTGTACTGGCGCGATTCTGCTCCTGCTTACCGATACGCTGGCACGCAGCATTGGAACAACAGAAATCCCACTTGGCATTCTGACCGCTTTTGTTGGCGCACCGTTTTTCCTGTTTTTGTTGTTACGCGGAGGTCGCCAGTGACTTTGCTTGCCGTCCGTCATGCGTCTCTGGGTTACTCCCGCCATCCGGTGCTACGCGACGTGTCCTTCACCCTGTCGCAAGGAACAATTTGTTGTCTGTTAGGAGCCAATGGTTGCGGCAAAACCACACTCATGCGCTCCATTCTTGGCGTTATACCGTTATTAAAAGGCGAGATCTTACTGGATAGCCTCCCTGTGCAGACACTCAGCCATCGCCAGCGCGCGCAGGCTATTGCCTGGGTGCCGCAGGCGCACGACGGCATTTTTGCTTTTAGTGTGCTGGATATGGTGTTGATGGGCCTGGCCCCCACCATAGGCGCTTTTTCCGTTCCCGGTAAGCAAGAACGCCTGAAAGCAACGGAGCAACTGGAAAAGCTGGGCATTTTGCATCTGGCGGCACGACGCTGGAATACGCTTAGCGGCGGTGAACGTCAGCTGGCTTTAATCGCCCGTGCACTCGTCCAGCAACCGCGCTTGTTATTACTGGATGAGCCTGCCTCCAGCCTCGATTTCGGTCATCAGATCCAACTTCTGGACACGCTGGCGCAGCTCAAAAATAACGGCATGACAATGTTAATGTCGACTCATCATCCGCTCCATGCAAACGCCATTGCCGACAGCATTATCCAGGTAGAGCCAGATGGACGAGTAACACAAGGCTTACCGACCGAACAGTTAACAACGAAAAAACTGGCTGCCCTGTACCGGGTTTCTGCCGACCAGATTCACCATCACCTCTCTGCAATTAAGCACTAAGGAAAAATCATGCTCATTGACGATATTGATTTTGCAGACCTTTACCTTCAGCAACTCAGGCTGGCCCATCGCACAGAAAAAACGCCGGATCACTGGGATCAACGGGCGGAAAAAATGGCGGAAAATTGCGCCTCGCCTACGGACAGCTACCTGCAACAACTGACCTCAAAAATTGACCTGCAAGGCGCGCAAACCTTATTCGATATGGGCTGCGGACCGGGTACCGTATCGCTGGCGCTGGCGGACAAACTCACGACGATTTATGGCGTTGATTACAGTCAGGGGATGCTGAACGTTGCCGCCCGTCGCGCCGCCGCGCTAAAGGCAGACAATGTCCACTGGATCCAGCGCGCCTGGGAAGAGGACTGGAGTGACCTGCCACGCTGCGATATTGCCGTGGCTTCCCGCTCCACTCTGGTGGCTGATATGCGCCAGGCAATGAGCAAACTGAATAATCAGGCACGGCTTCGCGTCTATACGACTCATCTGGTCAGCACCTCGTTCGTCTCTCCAGCCATTCAGCGGGCGGCTGGTCGGGAAGTGATCGAATTACCCAACTATATCTTTGCACTCAACGTCCTGTATCAGATGGGAATTTATGCTCACGTTGATTTTATCCGTGGACAAAATTGCCAACAGGATAACAGCACCTGGGAACGTTTTGAGCAGAACGTCAGCTGGAGTCTGGGCGCGCTTAACGACGATGAGCGTGAGCGGTTATATCGCTGGTATCAACAACAAGATGCTCGTGCCCTCGCCCCTGCCAGCCGCGACTGGGCGCTCATCTGGTGGGATAGCGTACCGCAGGAGACACTGCGATGATTTTCCTTTCTCAGGCACAAATCGATGCGTTACTTCTGGAAGATATCCAGGGCGGTGACCTGACCACGCGAGCATTAAATATTGGACACCAGCATGGCTATATAGAGTTTTTTCTCCGTCAGGGCGGCTGCGTCAGCGGAATTTCTGTCGCGTGTAAGATGTTAACTACGCTGGGATTAACTATTGATGACGCGGTCAGCGACGGTTCACAAGCGAACGCGGGTCAGCGGCTAATCCGTGCGCAAGGTAATGCCGCAGCACTTCATCAGGGATGGAAGGCAGTCCAGAATGTGCTGGAGTGGAGTTGCGGTGTTTCTGATTATCTCGCTCAAATGCTGGCGTTACTTCGTGAACGTTACCCTGATGGCAATATCGCCTGCACCCGAAAAGCAATTCCGGGCACCCGCTTACTGGCCTCGCAGGCAATTCTGGCTGCCGGAGGACTGATTCATCGTGCCGGATGTGCGGAAACCATATTATTGTTTGCCAACCACCGCCATTTTCTTCATGACAATCAGGACTGGTCAGGCGCAATCAATCAGTTACGTCGCCACGCACCCGAGAAGAAAATAGTTGTTGAAGCCGACACGCCGAAAGAGGCAATCGCCGCGTTACGCGCGCAACCAGACGTACTTCAGCTCGACAAATTTAGTCCGCAACAGGCAACTGAAATTGCGCAAATAGCACCGTCGCTGGCTCCCCACTGCACGCTGGCTCTGACCGGCGGAATTAATCTGACAACACTCAAAAATTACCTCGACTGCGGCATTCGCCTTTTTATTACCTCCGCGCCTTATTACGCGGCACCTGCTGACATTAAAGTCAGTCTGCAACCCGCAGCCTCTATTTAATTCTTTGTTAAACGGAATTTATTCTATGAGACTCAAAAAACGTTATCTCTGCACAGTATTAACACTTGCCTTTACCCAGCAGGCCGTAGCGGCTCAGGAGAGCGACACGCTGACCGTATGGTCCAGTCCGGTATCATCAACGACGACCACCGTTCTCGATCAACCCACCATGAAGGCCCTGGATAAACAGAATGTCGCTCAGGCATTAAGTGTCGTCCCCGGCGTGGTGCTGCAAAAGTCAGGTAGCCGCAACGAAGAACAGGTCAAAGTTCGTGGCTTTGATAGTCGTCAGGTGCCGGTCTATTTCGACGGTGTGCCCATTTATGTTCCCTATGACGGCAACCTCGATCTGGCGCGGATTCTGACCAACAATTTGGGGGCAGTTGAAGTTTCCAAAGGGTATTCGTCGCTGCTTCAGGGGCCTAATCAGATGGGCGGAGCCATTAATATCACCACCCAGAAGCCGACTAAACCGCTGGAAGCCAGTCTGGGATATCGTCAGGGATGGAGCCGTAGCCAGGACAATGCCTACGATATGCATGCTTCATTTGCCGCCAGCAGCGATCTGGGGTATTTGCAAGTCAGCGGTAGCCAGCTAAAGCAGGATTTTCTCGGCCTGCCGCATGGTGTAAATAATGATATTGCAGGCAAACACGGCAAGATGATTAATTCATCGGCTGATGATAAACGCGGCATTGTGAAGCTCGGTTTTACACCACGCGAAAACGATGAATACACATTGACTTACATTAAGCAGGATGGTGAAAAAGATAACCCGCCATACAGTGGAAATAGTGGTCAGAAATCACGCTACTGGCAGTGGCCAGAGTATGACAAAGAAAGTTTTTATTATCAGGGAACGACCCAACTAAACGATCGTTTTACCCTGAAAAGTCGGCTGTATCGCGACACCTTTGAAAATACGCTAATGATGTACAACTCGCTGGCTGATTTGAAAAATAAAAAAGGCAGCTACAGCCATTATTCCGATTACAGCGACGGTGCCGGGTTACAACTGGCAGCCGATGTGCGTGAAAACGATCTGCTGTCGTTTGCCGTTAACTGGAAAGATGACGTACACCGGGAAAAAGGTGCGCCGCACGCCGCTTACGATCGCTATGAAGATCGTACCTGGTCGCTCGCCAGTGAATATCAATGGGCTGCTGCCGATAATGTCGATGTCGTGGCTGGAATCAGCTATGACTGGCGCGATAGCGTAGAAGCGAAAAAACATGAGAAAGATGGCAGTATCACCCATTATGACGACAACAATCAGTCAGCTTTTAACTGGCAGGTGATGGGGAAATACCACTTTGCCAATGAAGACACGCTGGCGCTTTCGTACTATGACCGCACACGCTTTCCGACGCTGAAAGAACGCTATACCACGTCCAAACCTGCGTATAACCAGATAGCGATTGTTAACCCGCAGCTCAAGCCGGAACGCGCGCGCGGGGTGGATTTAACCTGGAATGGTGCCTTCACGCACGACTGGGGATTTGAGGTCAGCGTTTACTATAACCGGGTGAGTGATGCCATCCTCTCGCACAATATCGATGCCGATACCATTCAAAATCAGAACAGCGGCACGGTGGATTACAGCGGTCTGGATGCCGGTATTAAGGGGAAAATCAGCAATATACTGGATGTAGGATTGAGCTACGCCCTGATCCACGCTGATGCCAAACGTAAAGACATCGGCAAGATAACCGATCTGCCAACGCAGACAATGACCGCATGGATGACTCTCAAACCGTGGGAGCCGTTAAGCGTAACGCTGTCGGAAGAGGCGCGTTCCTCCAGCTACAGCAACAGTGACGGTTCACAAAAAGCCGCCGGTTTTGCGGTGACCCACATTCGAGCCGATTACACCTTAGGTCATGGCTTCAGCGTTAATGCGTCGGTCAATAACCTGTTTGATACCAAATATGCCTACAGTGAAGGGTTTATTGAAGAAGGTCGCAATTTCTGGGCTGGTATCGAGTATACGTTCTGATGTGAAAGCGGATAGCGGCATCTGTATCGCTATCCGCCTTATGAAAATCTTATTCTCTTCGCAGGAGGCGGAATACGCCCAGCACCAGGATAGCGCCCACCACCGCCACCAGGAAGCTGTGCAAATTAAAACCGCTGATGGAGCCGCCAATGCCAAACATGGTCGCCAGCCAGCCGCCGACCACCGCACCGACTATCCCAAGAATACAGGTCAGGAAAAATCCACCACCATCACGTCCCGGCATGATTAGCTTGGCGATTATGCCGGCTATCAGGCCAAAAATAATCCAGGCAATAATTCCCATGTTCAGGCCCTCGTTTCGATGAATCGGACGCAAGAAATGCTTACGTCAACGCTCTAAGTATAGGCAAGGGCGGAATCGATGCTGGGCGTATGTCGGCTGATTTAAGAACAACATGTAAAAAATATTCGCGCATTTGTATTAAGTTTTGTTAACTGTGACCGATAAACCAAAGACAGTTTGTCAGTCAGGAGTTTTTCCGCGTGAGTCATTACCATGAGCAGTTCCTGAAACAAAATCTGTTAGCCGTCCTGGGCGTGTTACGCGATTTGCACAAAGCCGCAATTCCTTTGCGTATCAGTTGGAATGGCGGGCAGCTGATCAGCAAAATACTGGTAATAACCCCGGATAAACTGGTGCTGGATTTCGGCAGTCAGGCCGAAGATAACAACGCTGTGTTAAAGGCGCAGCATATTACCATTACCGCCGAAACCCAGGGCGCGAAAGTCGAGTTTACTGTTGAACAACTACAGCAGAGTGAATACTTGCAGCTTCCGGCATTTATTACCGTACCGCCTCCCACCTTGTGGTTTGTACAACGACGCCGATATTTCCGCATCTCCGCCCCACTCCATCCGCCTTATTTTTGCCAGACCAAACTGGCGGATAACAGTACGTTACGTTTCCGCCTGCATGATTTGTCGTTAGGCGGCATGGGCGCATTACTGGAAACAGCAAAGCCTGCCGAATTACACGAAGGCATGCGCTTCGCTCAGATTGAAGTCAACATGGGGCAATGGGGTGTTTTTCACTTTGACGCCCAGTTAATCTCCATCAGCGAGCGCAAAGTGATTGATGGCAAAAATGAAACCATCACCACTCCCCGTCTGAGCTTCCGTTTTCTTAACGTCAGCCCGACGGTGGAGCGGCAATTACAGCGGATTATTTTCTCTCTCGAGCGAGAAGCCCGGGAGAAAGCGGACAAAGTGCGCGACTGATTTACATCGCGTCCAGTGCCTGCTCAAGTTTGTAGATATAGCGCGGAGCCTGCGGCGCAGGATGATTTCGCGCTACGTGATCGAGGAACTCATCAGCATCCAGATCGTTGATTTTGCTGATCGCCTTTTTCCGATCTGACGAGAAAGTCCGTAGCAGCGCACCTGCCCCGTTAGCGTATGACACCACCAGCGCATATTGCAGTACCTTCGGATCTTCAATGCCTGCCAGCGGGCCGGTTTCCAGAATATTCAGGTAAGCCGCCCCCATTGAAATATTACGCTCCGGATTTTTCAGCTCGCTGGTCGTCGGCTCACCACTCCAGCCCATACGACGATATACATCACGTCCGGAGGTTGAAGCTTTTATCTGCATCAAACCAATGGCATTCGATTTACTCACCGCGTTCGGATTACCACCCGATTCGATAGCGATAATCGCCGTGATCAATTGTGGATCGACGCCCCAGGCTGCACCGGCTTTCTGGCTTATTGGCATCCACTGCATCGCACGTTGCACCGGAACTTTCGCGTTCCACGGCGGGTTCGTATAGTCATGCTTTGATGAACAACCCGCTAATAACACAATCAAAAAGGCAAACCATCTCAATTTCACTTCTTCTATCCTTATAGCCTGGAATCGCCGTTGAGGTGACAACGGCACACCTAAGCGGCATGATATACATTTCGTTTCTGTTGTCAGCAAGGAATTGCCATGTCTCTGTTTCACTTAATTGCCCCATCGGGTTACTGCATTAAACAGCACGCCGCGCTGCGTGGTATCCAGCGCCTTACCGACGCGGGGCATCAGGTCAATAACGTCGAGGTTATTGCCCGTCGTTGTGAGCGTTTTGCGGGTACGGAAACGGAGCGTCTGGAAGATCTCAATTCTCTTGCCAGACTGACTACCCCCAACACCATCGTGCTGTCTGTACGCGGCGGTTACGGTGCCAGTCGTTTACTGGCAGATATTGACTGGCAGGCACTGGTGGCTCGCCAACAACATGACCCGTTACTCATTTGCGGACATAGCGATTTTACCGCCATTCAGTGCGGTCTTCTGGCGCAAGGCAATGTCATCACCTTTAGCGGCCCCATGCTGGTAGCAAACTTTGGCGCGGATGAACTAAATGCCTTTACCGAGCACCACTTCTGGCTGGCGTTACGCAATAAAACGTTCACCATTGAATGGCAAGGGGAAGGCCCGACATGTCAGACCGAAGGCACGCTGTGGGGAGGCAATCTTGCGATGCTGATTTCACTGATTGGTACACCGTGGATGCCAAAAATTGAGAACGGTATTCTGGTGCTGGAAGATATTAACGAGCACCCTTTCCGCGTCGAACGTATGCTGTTGCAGCTCTATCATGCTGGAATTTTGCCACGTCAGAAGGCGATTATTCTCGGTAGCTTTAGCGGCAGCACGCCTAATGATTATGACGCAGGTTACAACCTGGAGTCAGTGTACGCGTTTTTGCGTTCCCGCCTGTCGATTCCACTCATTACCGGCCTCGATTTTGGTCATGAACAACGCACGGTTACGCTGCCGTTGGGCGCACATGCCATTCTGAATAACACCCAGGAAGGCACTCAGTTGACGATTAGCGGTCATCCTGTTCTTAAAATGTAAAAAAATCACGCTTCAGGGCTAAGTAAAACGCTGTCTCTGCCGCTAATAT
It encodes the following:
- the ldcA gene encoding muramoyltetrapeptide carboxypeptidase; translation: MSLFHLIAPSGYCIKQHAALRGIQRLTDAGHQVNNVEVIARRCERFAGTETERLEDLNSLARLTTPNTIVLSVRGGYGASRLLADIDWQALVARQQHDPLLICGHSDFTAIQCGLLAQGNVITFSGPMLVANFGADELNAFTEHHFWLALRNKTFTIEWQGEGPTCQTEGTLWGGNLAMLISLIGTPWMPKIENGILVLEDINEHPFRVERMLLQLYHAGILPRQKAIILGSFSGSTPNDYDAGYNLESVYAFLRSRLSIPLITGLDFGHEQRTVTLPLGAHAILNNTQEGTQLTISGHPVLKM